The Antennarius striatus isolate MH-2024 chromosome 8, ASM4005453v1, whole genome shotgun sequence nucleotide sequence TTTGCTAACTTCCAGTGCAAATCTCATCAAAAGCTGTGCGTTGGATGGGTGCCGTTTCAGATGTGCCATGGAGGGGGAATGGGGACCACAGTGTTGGCGGAAGCCTTTATTGTGCTGTACAAACTCTCTTTCTAAATACACTAAACCCAAATATACACAAGGGAGGCAGCATAGTGTGGTTCTATGAACATTGTGGAGTAGTGTTAGTGTTTTATGCACTTGGAGACATAAATAAGACAAATGGCCTGATTCTGGGTCACACTCTACTTAATAGTGGCTGTAGAATTAGAGTATAGAATAATAACCAGATCCTTCACCAGACAGTTTGTCTGTGTAGTTCTGATCATTAACTCATTCATTCTGCTTTGGCTGTGATGTACATGTAAAAAGGTACTGGATAAAATGCacaatgtacttttttttacagttcctaattattattattaattaggACAAATATGATTTAAAGCAAGCCTTGTTGGCTTCCTGAGGAAAAATGTGATACCATCCCTCAGAATGTCTTGAAGCTAAAGTCTAGAAACACGATATCCACTCTCAACAACTGTCATTTCCCCTCAAGGACCAGTACAAATGTATTAGTTTGCTATTGGTTGCTGTTTTGTCACTTTGTAAAGCATTTTGTTGTTCATAGCAGAAAAAAAGGTGCTACAGGCCAAGAAGCTGGAGAAGGTTTACCATGGTTGTGTCAGAAGTTTCTCAAAAAAAGTGGGCATTTATCAGAGAAGTGTTTGTTCTGTGTCACCATGTTTGTTAAATtgttctggtttttgttttgcttttaacGGCTAGAGCCCCTTCTGTACTTTCTGTAACCACATTTTGTGCAGCTCACCCAGATTTTTTGATTTCTTCTCAATATTTCTGGAAAATCTGCGTCTATCAGATACGTCCAAAAAAACCTCAAGACAGATCGTTGAAGTTATTTAAACATTTGGCAGaaactttcttctttcttgctCTAACCCCACCAGTTACATTGTACATAACAAATATATTATCAGTATGCTAACTGGTTGTTCGTGCTAGATTATATAtaactttttctcctttttttgagTTATTGTTGTCTGTACATAAGTTTGTATGTAAATATTCctcagagaaacaaagaaaatcaatgtATGACATGCTTTggttatgtgttgttttttctttttataagtCTTATAAAAGCTTAAAGTCACCAAAAGTGAAATATTTGTCTCTTTCAGATCAATAATTGAAAATATTATTAGacttgtgagaaaaaaaagtagaaaatataTTCTGCTTTTCTCTCACATGTAGTTCAGTGTTACAACCACTAGGTGGGAGTGTTGTTTCGtaaatcaaatatttgacaCAAATCCAGAGGGGAAAAATCCTTTCTTTTGACCGATATTGGGGATTGAAAACATGATTAATGAAGATTATAGAACGTTTATTTAAAGCCGAAAATGCTTGAGCATAAACACAAGTTATGATACTGATTGATTCTTAATgcaaattgtttttcttcagcagtGTTCATCTGCTAAAGAAAAACAGGTCAATCCAGAGTTTCACAGCTGAAGCCAATCCCCAGAAGAAGCTTGATCAGTTTGTACCTATGGTGACCTCACACACATTGACTACTTTACACGTCTGGCTGGAGTCCAGGTAGTGACTCATCCACAAATTCAATGCCGTTTGTCAATTTCTGGCCTCAAAATATCGACGGGCGAGATCCACAAACCCGAATGGCTTTTGGATTGGtgagtaaatgaatgaaatgagcgGGTGGCCCCTTGGGTGGTACCACCGTCACACACtatatggatgtgtgtgaactGATGAACATCTGTGGGGATTGTGCTGTGCTTTGCATGATTGATAAATcacaaaaagtgtgtgtgtgtgtgtgtgggggggggggtacttgtGGCATAAGGGGCAACACGAAACAGCTTGAAAAACTGggagaaattaaaattatgtcAGATAAAATGGCATTCATGTATACAAAATCTTCTCTAAATTGATTACAATCCAAATTGATATTTTTTATGATTCTGCCAAAGGGCAGGTGCCTGACATTTTCTGTCTATGGTGGAAAAGCCCCTATATCTTCAGCATTTTACAATTCAATGAAATATCAGgcatcttttgcttttttttaaattacaatttgtatttttattttccatggcATTAACACATGATCTCCTATAAGCATCCAGAAATCACAAAGAGGGTGCCTTTTTTCCAAGTTTTTCTACTAGAGATACAAGCTTTGAATACAAATGCCTTGAAAAATATCACTTCTGTTCATGATGGGCAACTTTTCCTGCTGCATTCACCCTGAGGCTGTTTCGTAGCAAGTAACAATTATAACATTATGAACATTCAACACAAAAGtaggaaaattaaaagaataaaaaatatgtaataaatacaaaacgTGTAAAAActgcacagatttttttttcatttcctatCTAACATAAAAGGTGGTGCACATCATGTGATGGCTAGCATCTACCAATTAACAGAAATTATGTCGCATAGATATATATACACCTGTATATACAAAGTGCGCCcccgttctttgcggttaatgtgttccggGAACCAcagaataacgaattccgcgatattgcTGCGAACTATTTATCgaattatttacggtaattttaaACGTtttttgaccccccccccccgtactgatattaaaccaccttccatctgcgttacctttaaaacactcggatagactgttaaaagcacttttgtgtctcacggaagtcagagactgacggaacggaTCGCACTTCCGGAtttcgtcagccaatagaatgagcgtaCGAGAGGGCCTAGGCGtgtgcaccctcaataattgTCCCAGCGAAACACAACCAAGTCACGGAACCACAAACGACGTAACAATGAAGTTTGAggaagttcattaaaaaaaaagtgtttatatactgtatatatatatttatatatgtataaataaatgtatttataaactGTTATATTTGCTTGAATTGGTTGTATTTGAAGGCTGTCCTGGGTGAAAAAATACCAGTTTAAGAAGTTATGATCATCTGAACCACGAAAACACAAAAATTAGGGCGagagtctaataataaatcatctgcagtggttttatgtaaaatgcagacatcaataTACAATAAaccaactttttttcataaattgataaacatctctaaacaaaataattgtaagaaataattgtattaaaaactcgactgaagtgactgcactgatgaggtttattttgaaatatagcgacttacaatcagtgtattcaatgtaggagaaatactgatcatttccaataataGAATCACTGCTTCGACGTTTGGTTTGGTGCGGAAGAAAGTCACGTGACAAGgataaagtaacaaaatataTGTATTTGTCATTTAGTTTTGTGGTGAATCCACATACAAAACATTTCTAAAGTTGAAATATGGAAtatcacaatttcatctgttcCATATAAATTCTATTGTTTCCTCTGTAGgctcagctgcccccccccccccctcaccgcTATTCCAACACTTCCTAAATGTTTGTGGGATTCATATTGGTAGGGGATTCGTACAGAAATACTATTTTGAATATGGACCTACCATTAGACCCACTGGATCACATTCATTGCCAGATGGAAATATAGATCATAGAAAGGTGTATTGGCTGAATATCCTTCTGTTAGTGGCAAGGAAAATGGTGACTTGGGCCTGAGTTACACCCATGACACTGgtcaaatatatttcctgtttgttcatGCATGTAATTCCTCTGTGGGGAATTTACAAGAAGCCCTGGATTATTTTAATTCTctatttcatgtgtttgtaagtagtttactttaaaaaaacaacaaccaactTCTGTGTTATTGCTTGAATGACTCTGGAGTAAGTTTTTACAATTGTAAGACGgatgtgtgtaaatgaaatgagtcagctgggataccccccccccccttcagcagGTAGGTTCtacaagatgaatgaatgaatgaatgaatacaactCAATGCTGGTACACAACTTTATTCATGTCAACATCCCGGCTGAACGCACACGGGACACGTGTTTGGAGAACAAGACTGTCTCTTTAACACGTGTGTCTGATTGCCCTCCCCATGTATAAACGCACCTCAAGAGAAAGTTAACTAAGACCCCGACAGCGTTTAATACAGCCAATCCCAAAACCAGTAccacaaacacacttcctgtctaaATGTGGACAGGAATTACTGCCCTGGATTGGGGCAGTTAAACGCTCTCTGCTGTTGGTGTGGGGGGTGGGCGCGTTTCCTCCTCAGTGGGTGCGCTTCCTCCTCAGCGACTCCAGCTGGAGCAGGGAAcacgtcaacacacacacacacgttcaggtCAGAGGATGCTAAActctctatacacacacacacacacagacacacagacacacacacacacacacacacacacagacacacacacacacagcgtgggGGGGGCCTCACCTCGGTCTTCACCATCTGCAGCCGTCCCAGGGAATCCTTGGCGACGTCCTGAACAAGGACAATGTCAAGTGAAGGTGTGAACGATCTGGggcgccacccccccccccccccccgtccctgAACTCACCCTGTTGCCCTGGCTGGAGCTCTTCTTCACGGACTCGGCCAGGGCTTCGGCTAACCGTCGCAGCACCGTCTCGTACTCTGGGGgcagcggggtggggggggggggacattaTTCCGGGACCCCACGCGTACGTACGTTACGTTGTGCGATCACGACGACCTACCTGTCAGCCCGGCGCCCTCCTGCTCCAGGTTTGACTTCTGCCACTGCAGCCGGTGCGTGACGTCCTTGTGCTGCTGGACCAGGTCAGAGGGGGGGTCCCGTCTCGCCTTGTGATACTCTGCAATCTGAGAGGGGACAGCGTGACCCCCGGGCCCCCGTTAGGagccgtacacacacacaacacacacacaaacacacacgtacctTCCTCTCCAGACGCTTCCTGTCGTAGTTGAGGAGGCTGAAGCTGTGGAGCTTGtactggggggtggggctacCGGGGCGCCCCCGCTCGCTGGCTTCATGTCTGGGTTTGGACCGGGGAGACGGCTCCTGGTTCAGGCAGAGAGATCGTCATCCGTGTCGTCACGTCACCCCCCCGCAGAACCCGACACTTGTTTGGTTGGTACTCACCCGGTCCTTCTGTCTctctgggggggtcaggggggacACGGGGTCCAGGACCAGCCACTTCTCCGTCGTGGGCTGGACGTCCACCCCTGAGAGGGGCTCTCTGATCTTCACCCGCACCTCCAGCTTCCCGCCGGTGGCCTTCCGTCCGTCCATCACCTGTAAAGCAGGTCAGCGTCAGAGCGTCTGtcggggtcagaggtcgggGTCAGGTCAGGTGCTCGGGCGTTCACCTCGATGATCTCCTTGATGTCGGAGTGATTCTCTAAGGCCTCCAGCTTCAGATGGGCGGTGCCCACCGGTTTGTCCGTCTTGAACAGACCTCTGTCGACACGGAGGAGAGGATCGTCAGCcgtcgccatggagaccaaCAGGAACCCGTGGCCCCCCGGCGTACCGTCGTCTTACCCCTTGTGGACGATCTCAAACTTGAGGCCTTTGGACTGGACGACCCGTTTGAAGCCTCTGTGGCCGCGGTTGATGTTGAGCTTGAACTTCTCCTTGAACTTGGGGTTGCTGGTGTTCCTCACGGTGCTGGTCTTGTCCCGCTGAGCCTCCTCCTGcccacagaaccagaaccccaACAGAACCGGGTCAGGACCCCATCAGGACCCCATCAGGACCCGGcttcacacaaccacacacctCCTGCTCTGAAGGGGAAACGCTCTTACCGTACTGGGGAACAGGAACTCAAACTTCACACTGGCGTCCAGGTCTTCAGGTGACACAcctggaggagcaggggggggtCAACATACGTGTAACACGTCACGTACGTGTAACACGTTACGTAGACGTGTTTTAAGCTGCAGCGCTTCCAGACCTGAGGGAGCGGGCAGGTTGATGCCTCTGACGATGTAAAGAATCATCTCATTCGGCGTCAGGCTGGAGTTCACCCTGCAGACGAAGCAGAGGCATTACACGGCCGATCGCGCCGAGTCACGGCCGATCGCGCCGAGTCACGGCCGATCGCGCCGAGCCACGGCCGATCGCGCCGAGCCACGGCCGATCGCGCCGAGCCACGGCCGATCGCGCCGAGCCACGGCCGATCGCGCCGAGCCACGGCCGACCAAACCGAGTCACGACCGACCAAACCGAGTCACGGCCGACCAAACAGAGTCACGGCTTCAGTGGGtcgtggtcatgtgaccagcccGACTAACACGTGACGCTCCTCAGGACAAACAATCGTTTCACGACGGCGTTTGCTGCTGACTTGACGGTGCTGAACGTCCTCTCCTCCGTGTGGCCCCTGGGCACCGGCTGGCCCTTGGCGTAGGCGTCCTTCAGGAGCTCTACGTTCTTCATGCACTCCTCAGCCAGCTTATCGAACCTGGAGACGCAGACGGTTGTCATGACGACGGTTCACGCAGGCATCCGTTCACagaatcagtcagaaacacAGAAGGTCTTACTTCAGAGCCTCCCCCACGCTCCCCAGGAGGACGAACTGCTGGGAGCAGCCCAGACATTTCTGTGGACACAACAGACGGATGACGAGAAACCTTCAACGCCGTCAGACGTCGTCGGTCTGTTCCGGCCACGCCTTCGTCTCAAGTGTGAGGGGGGGGAGAAGGTGAGAACCTCGTGCTGCTTCTTCAGGAGGTCCATGAGGCTGTGGTACTTCTCACTGGACCGGGGGGAGACGGGGGAGGTGCCCGAGCGAGTCAGGCTGTAGTCGTTGTCGTAGACAGGAATGCTGGGTAtctgtccgggggggggggggggggttgggttaggttctGGGGCTTCTGGTGTTAGATCAACACTGGTATCTGAACACCTTTGTTACCTTCCTGATATCAATAGGGAGGCCAGACTTGGCAGCAGTGATCATGGGGTCCAGTCCCTTGGAGTGTCGGAGGTGTTGTGCTGCAGTAGCCATGTCCTGAACACGGATCACAACACGGATCACAACACGGATCACAACACGGATCACAACACGGATCACAACACGGATCACAACGGTCCAACGACACCACGAGCACCTGGAGGACAGGACGTCCTCACGCAGAGAAGACGACCAGCCCTGTGACTCACCTTCATCTGTTTGGAGCGCAGCGCCGCTCGAAGGAAAGCCTGTCGCCGTAGCGACAGGAAGTCGATTTGCTGCTGAGCTGCGAGGggaaatattagaaaaaaacattaaaaagacattaaagtcATTTTGGATGAAATCTTCCCGTCTGAGCACACGGGCAGGTGTGTGCAGCTGCTCCGACACACCTCTAGGCCCCAGCTTTAAACTTGCTGAGCTTCCAGGTTCTTGGGGGGCCTGAGATGCTGGAGATTTGGCCTTCTGGGCCGATGGGCGCATTgcaggctggggggggcacaTAAATACGGAGATCAGATTGTTTAGTCCAGTTTTGTCCTGTTTGGACGATCCTGATTGGACAATTTGAGCTTTTAGACTTCAGGAagagtcaaacaaacacaaccacgTCGTTACCTGGCCACCACCGCCTTCCTTATCGTCTCCATCGACGTCCTGATTGGCTAACTCCAGGGCTGTTTCCAAGACGTTGACGAAGCTCTGCTGACTGCCCTCTGAgccctggaggggggggcagcctggaggaggagacgagcACACAACCTCCCATTAGTGGATGGCCTCAAGCAGGCGGCGCTACGGTAGACCTGGGAAGGACGTTTACCTGGTGGCACCGGGAGGTCGGACAAGTTCACTGGCCGCCCGGCGTCGTTAGCTCGGATGGCGTCCCGGTATTGCTgcaaaaggaaaggaggaaagttTCTGACGCACCTCAGAGGAAAAATGACAcctcctccctcgtctttctattttgTCTGGTtcccgagtgtacaaaagttgaaatttgaccttgacctagttttctcaaggttaaggtgTGAAAGGATCTGCTCTCAGGCTGCAGGAACCGACTGGACTAACGGCGCCGCTTCCACTCGTGGATCACCTTGACGATGCGCTGGTACATGCGAGCCTTGCGATCGTCTCCTTTGCTTTTGGCTCCCTCTGCTGTCGATTTGTAGATGTCCATCCTCTGCTGCAGGGCCTCCGCCACAGAGGTGGGGGCAGGAAGCTCTttgcaagacacacacacaagttcattttacctcaagaaagtagtgcatccctgggatgcgctttaAGAAAAATGTGAGCATCCCAACAGtagtaacagaatatacagtagaagcgtacgcaaggattgagttttgccaacagtataatataaaaactaaactgttaattttaccGATTTAATTAATAACGATgccataactgtttaagtaaaaagaaaaaaaaaagaaatgatataTTAGtcttatcaaaatgttaaagcctggtagtcatttaaaaaaaacttataaTAAAGACAGATGTAAtagttcacttttttttccacttttgcttttcactcaatcgttttctttgcctttaattcatattcttTGCCTTCTGTATTGTCATGGTGATTCTGTACCAATCTGACAGCCGTCTACACACAACTTTCAGGACTGTGTGTTAGAGGTGAGCAGCTGCTGAGTGGCCTTACAGATctcactcattgtcacttggtttttctccaacttttgcatctttttcggaggcatggtgatgatcaataaacttttatttgtatatagagctgaatcacatcagcagacatttcaaagtgctttaacagtcAGACCCTGTTAGATCTTACTGAGTTTctctaactcctctctcactgcagcgtgtaaaacgtGCAGACGTCGTGtcgccgtttggtcgatttcaatcagacagaatcacacaggtgagtctggt carries:
- the cc2d1a gene encoding coiled-coil and C2 domain-containing protein 1A; protein product: MSRSRNPPPRGQGAARAKQMGLLLDLTPDGMTPDDGNDEDLEAELLSLVGDDGGNGRSRGRKGGGKAPVAMAEIERMAADCMIDLDDEDIGDDDLDDEDLLAELQEVLDDDDDQTPGPVPTPPAPKASVPSVSAPPAPHAPAGGGAAAGIESCLLERIDMYKTAISNAKAEGESSKVRRYERGLKTLQSMLTSARKGKPVNKEEMPPPVALGGKANATPQPESTKEHESPQSVLVPLPPTNQKLLRDAAPPAPNTKPIHPSLPPKPASISPETPAVTPPSPDTGSSDSPPPQPELKQAVLSRQREYKLAAVKAKQGGDLDRAKLYYITAKKLDALVETLDRGEPVDLSLLPPPPGDITQHSAPPPSSRTSAAPPAPTQVTPAPAQVTPAPTQVTPAPTQVTPAELPAPTSVAEALQQRMDIYKSTAEGAKSKGDDRKARMYQRIVKQYRDAIRANDAGRPVNLSDLPVPPGCPPLQGSEGSQQSFVNVLETALELANQDVDGDDKEGGGGQPAMRPSAQKAKSPASQAPQEPGSSASLKLGPRAQQQIDFLSLRRQAFLRAALRSKQMKDMATAAQHLRHSKGLDPMITAAKSGLPIDIRKIPSIPVYDNDYSLTRSGTSPVSPRSSEKYHSLMDLLKKQHEKCLGCSQQFVLLGSVGEALKFDKLAEECMKNVELLKDAYAKGQPVPRGHTEERTFSTVKVNSSLTPNEMILYIVRGINLPAPSGVSPEDLDASVKFEFLFPSTEEAQRDKTSTVRNTSNPKFKEKFKLNINRGHRGFKRVVQSKGLKFEIVHKGGLFKTDKPVGTAHLKLEALENHSDIKEIIEVMDGRKATGGKLEVRVKIREPLSGVDVQPTTEKWLVLDPVSPLTPPERQKDREPSPRSKPRHEASERGRPGSPTPQYKLHSFSLLNYDRKRLERKIAEYHKARRDPPSDLVQQHKDVTHRLQWQKSNLEQEGAGLTEYETVLRRLAEALAESVKKSSSQGNRDVAKDSLGRLQMVKTELESLRRKRTH